From Bacteroidota bacterium, a single genomic window includes:
- a CDS encoding heavy-metal-associated domain-containing protein translates to MKTIKIKIENLKCNGCASTITKALVKFEEVANVDIDIENSIVKISFEGVDKNIDKYKKKLSVLGYPETGNNNTFSVAKSFVSCAIGRVSK, encoded by the coding sequence ATGAAAACAATAAAAATTAAGATTGAAAATTTAAAATGTAACGGTTGTGCATCGACAATTACAAAGGCTTTAGTAAAGTTTGAAGAAGTTGCAAATGTGGATATTGATATTGAAAATTCTATTGTTAAAATTAGTTTTGAGGGAGTAGATAAGAATATTGATAAGTACAAAAAGAAATTATCAGTTTTGGGTTATCCCGAAACAGGTAATAATAATACATTTTCTGTTGCAAAATCGTTTGTGAGTTGTGCAATAGGGAGAGTGAGTAAATAA
- a CDS encoding efflux RND transporter periplasmic adaptor subunit yields MKSNIFKIGIREIVIIAITLVIGISLGSLFFGSSSNENHEGHNHSESETVEPTTWICSMHPQIKQDKLGDCPICGMDLIPLKTDDAGEEADPNEIQMTESAMKLAEVQTYIVKSGDSEKAVHLLGKVKPDERNIATLTARFGGRIEKLYVNYTGQNVRKGQKLASIYSPELNTAQQELLDAAKYKRDNPSFYKATRNKLKLWELTDTQIDDIENSDEPSIYFDILSPISGTITRRNVSIGNYVKEGSPLFEVIDLSRIWIMFDAYESDLPWIKMGNEVSFTLQSLPGNSYSAKVSYIDPFIDANTRVAQLRVEMSNPNLDFKPEMFVNGILQSKTASNSEQLLIPKTSILWTGKRAVVYVKVANRETPSFIHREITLGPETGSFYVVANGLKEGEEIASNGVFKIDASAQLLGKQSMMNPEDEKVSTGHNHGDNEMSNEEMENNKKPNVSISEKVDEKFKNQLGTFVNAYLKMKDAFVATDEKAVEIEAVNLLANLNKVDMSLLKDDAHNQWMKLLKPIKDNINSIISMEGIEMKRSHFSIISNKIIDAIEIFGISTNNTFYLEYCSMAFDNKGGFWISKEPEIKNPYFGDIMLKCGEVKKQFNK; encoded by the coding sequence ATGAAATCAAATATTTTTAAAATAGGAATAAGAGAAATTGTAATAATAGCGATTACTCTCGTGATTGGAATTAGTCTTGGAAGTTTATTCTTTGGCTCATCGTCAAATGAGAATCACGAAGGACACAATCATTCGGAATCAGAAACTGTTGAGCCAACCACCTGGATTTGCTCAATGCACCCTCAAATAAAACAGGATAAACTGGGCGATTGCCCAATTTGTGGAATGGATTTAATTCCATTGAAAACCGATGATGCAGGCGAAGAAGCAGACCCAAACGAAATACAAATGACAGAAAGTGCAATGAAATTGGCAGAAGTGCAAACATATATTGTTAAAAGTGGAGATTCTGAAAAAGCAGTTCATTTATTAGGAAAAGTAAAACCAGATGAAAGAAATATTGCTACACTTACAGCTCGTTTTGGTGGAAGAATAGAAAAACTATATGTAAATTATACAGGACAAAATGTTAGAAAAGGACAAAAATTAGCCTCTATATATTCGCCCGAATTAAATACAGCCCAACAAGAGCTCTTAGATGCGGCAAAGTATAAAAGAGATAATCCATCTTTTTATAAAGCAACACGTAATAAACTAAAACTTTGGGAACTTACAGATACACAAATAGATGATATCGAGAATAGTGATGAACCAAGTATATATTTCGATATTCTATCGCCAATTTCGGGAACAATTACCCGTAGAAATGTGTCAATAGGCAATTATGTAAAAGAAGGAAGTCCTTTGTTTGAAGTAATTGATTTAAGTAGAATTTGGATTATGTTTGATGCTTACGAAAGCGATTTACCCTGGATAAAAATGGGTAACGAAGTTTCGTTTACACTTCAATCTTTACCAGGTAATTCATACTCTGCAAAAGTTTCGTACATCGACCCATTTATTGATGCAAATACAAGAGTTGCACAGCTTAGGGTGGAAATGAGTAATCCAAATCTGGATTTTAAACCAGAAATGTTTGTTAACGGAATTTTGCAATCGAAAACCGCAAGTAACTCAGAGCAATTACTAATTCCCAAAACTTCTATTTTGTGGACAGGCAAACGTGCCGTTGTGTACGTAAAAGTGGCAAACAGAGAAACTCCATCATTCATTCACAGAGAAATTACCTTGGGACCGGAAACAGGTAGTTTTTATGTAGTTGCCAATGGTTTAAAAGAGGGAGAAGAAATTGCATCAAACGGTGTCTTTAAGATTGATGCATCGGCTCAGTTGCTTGGCAAACAAAGTATGATGAATCCGGAAGACGAAAAAGTTTCTACTGGTCATAATCACGGAGATAATGAAATGAGCAATGAAGAAATGGAAAATAATAAAAAACCTAATGTTTCTATATCTGAAAAAGTTGACGAAAAATTCAAAAATCAACTTGGAACATTTGTAAATGCTTATTTGAAAATGAAAGATGCTTTTGTTGCAACAGATGAGAAAGCTGTTGAGATAGAAGCTGTAAATCTTTTAGCTAATTTAAACAAAGTTGATATGTCGTTGCTAAAAGATGATGCTCATAATCAATGGATGAAGTTATTAAAACCTATAAAAGATAATATTAATAGTATTATTAGTATGGAAGGTATTGAAATGAAACGAAGTCATTTTAGTATAATTTCAAACAAAATTATTGATGCAATTGAGATATTTGGTATTAGTACTAACAATACCTTTTATTTGGAGTATTGCTCAATGGCATTTGACAACAAAGGTGGTTTTTGGATAAGTAAAGAACCGGAAATCAAAAATCCATATTTTGGCGATATAATGCTAAAATGCGGAGAAGTAAAAAAACAGTTCAATAAATAG
- a CDS encoding TolC family protein gives MKNKIIIITIFLALGSSLFAQDVLNQYLETAAKNSPALKAKFNEYNASLEKIPQVGALPDPQLTFGYFVMPVETKNGPQQAKVTFTQMFPWFGTLDSKEDVFISAAKSKYEDFEDAKSNLFFNVKSTYYDLYYIQKGIDISLENIEILNTLKRLALIRIEAGTASGVDELRVELELNDLENNLALLKDKLFVNSVKFNNLLNVENNADIQIPKTLWIDDLQYSRQAIIDSLTMNNHQLKSLEFIKESFAHNEQQSRKQGSPNIILGLDYAAIGNSGTSPDAGKDALMVKVGITIPLYRKKYSAMVNEMVIQQQVLEDKKLNQINALETLFEKIYSEYSDANRRTVLFTKQSELAKRAIILLENEYANSGKNFEEILRMDKSVLKYSLELERAKTDKQASIAFINYLMGL, from the coding sequence ATGAAAAATAAGATAATAATTATAACGATTTTTCTTGCATTAGGTAGTTCGTTGTTTGCGCAAGATGTTCTAAATCAATACTTAGAAACTGCTGCAAAAAACAGTCCTGCACTTAAAGCAAAATTTAATGAATATAATGCAAGTTTGGAGAAGATTCCGCAAGTTGGAGCTTTGCCCGATCCACAGTTAACTTTCGGCTATTTCGTAATGCCCGTTGAGACTAAGAATGGACCACAGCAAGCCAAAGTTACCTTTACACAAATGTTTCCTTGGTTTGGAACTTTAGATAGTAAAGAGGATGTTTTTATAAGTGCAGCAAAATCGAAATACGAAGATTTTGAAGATGCTAAATCTAATCTGTTTTTTAATGTAAAATCAACATACTACGATTTGTATTATATTCAAAAAGGAATAGATATTAGCTTAGAAAATATAGAAATCTTAAACACACTTAAACGTTTGGCACTCATCAGAATAGAGGCAGGAACGGCATCTGGTGTTGATGAATTGCGTGTTGAATTAGAACTAAACGATTTAGAAAATAATTTGGCACTACTTAAAGATAAATTGTTTGTAAATTCTGTAAAGTTCAATAATCTGCTAAATGTTGAAAATAATGCTGATATTCAAATACCAAAAACACTTTGGATAGATGATTTGCAATATTCAAGACAAGCAATAATTGATAGCTTGACGATGAACAATCATCAACTTAAAAGTTTAGAATTTATAAAAGAGAGTTTTGCTCATAACGAGCAACAGAGCAGAAAGCAAGGCTCGCCAAATATTATTTTAGGATTAGATTATGCAGCAATTGGCAATTCGGGAACTTCGCCTGATGCAGGTAAAGATGCCTTAATGGTAAAAGTAGGAATTACAATCCCATTGTATCGTAAAAAATATTCGGCGATGGTTAATGAAATGGTAATTCAACAACAAGTTCTTGAGGATAAAAAACTTAATCAGATTAATGCTTTAGAAACATTATTCGAAAAGATTTACAGCGAATATTCTGATGCAAACCGTAGAACTGTGCTATTCACGAAACAAAGCGAGCTGGCAAAAAGAGCCATCATATTGCTTGAAAATGAATATGCCAATAGCGGAAAAAATTTCGAGGAGATATTACGAATGGATAAAAGTGTTTTGAAATATTCGTTGGAACTCGAAAGGGCAAAAACTGATAAGCAAGCCTCAATTGCATTTATTAATTATTTAATGGGATTATAA